A section of the Candidatus Omnitrophota bacterium genome encodes:
- the trxB gene encoding thioredoxin-disulfide reductase — translation MANIENVVIVGSGPAAHAAAIYTGRAKLDPLLYEGFLAGGIAAGGQLTTTTEVENYPGFPEGISGPELMQRMREQSIKCATRIKTQTVTKVDLTAKPFKVFIDSEVVLTKTLIIATGATAKRMHVPGEEQLWQRGISACAVCDGALPIFRNKVLAVVGGGDSAAEESTYLTKFASKIVLLVRRDVLRASKAMQERVLSDKKIEVLWNTVLVDVVGDKALSGVKIKNVKTNQESTLEVGGLFYAIGHQPNTAFLEGQLQLDETGYILTKPGTTQTNIPGVFACGDVQDKAYRQAITAAGSGCMAALEAERLLNH, via the coding sequence ATGGCAAATATTGAAAATGTGGTGATCGTCGGTTCCGGCCCGGCCGCTCATGCGGCCGCCATTTATACCGGACGCGCTAAGCTTGACCCTTTGCTTTATGAAGGATTTTTAGCGGGCGGAATTGCCGCCGGCGGACAGCTCACCACCACCACCGAAGTAGAAAATTATCCCGGATTTCCCGAAGGGATCAGCGGCCCGGAACTGATGCAAAGAATGCGTGAACAATCCATTAAGTGCGCCACGCGTATCAAAACCCAAACCGTTACCAAAGTTGACCTCACAGCAAAACCTTTCAAAGTTTTCATTGATTCCGAAGTTGTTTTAACCAAAACCTTGATCATTGCGACCGGCGCCACCGCCAAACGCATGCATGTTCCGGGCGAAGAACAGCTTTGGCAGCGGGGAATTTCCGCCTGCGCGGTTTGCGACGGCGCGCTTCCCATTTTTCGTAATAAAGTCTTAGCGGTGGTGGGCGGCGGCGATTCGGCGGCGGAAGAATCCACCTATTTAACGAAATTCGCCAGCAAAATAGTTCTTTTGGTGCGCCGCGATGTTTTACGCGCGTCCAAAGCCATGCAAGAACGCGTTTTATCCGATAAAAAAATAGAAGTTCTCTGGAATACCGTTTTAGTTGATGTTGTTGGCGATAAAGCCCTTTCCGGCGTGAAGATCAAAAACGTCAAAACCAACCAAGAAAGCACGCTGGAAGTCGGCGGGCTTTTTTACGCCATCGGCCATCAACCCAATACCGCGTTTTTAGAAGGTCAACTCCAGCTAGACGAAACAGGCTACATTTTAACCAAACCGGGAACCACTCAAACCAATATTCCCGGTGTTTTCGCCTGTGGCGATGTGCAAGACAAGGCCTATCGCCAAGCCATTACCGCGGCCGGTTCGGGCTGTATGGCGGCTTTGGAAGCCGAACGCCTGCTTAATCATTAA
- a CDS encoding thiamine pyrophosphate-dependent enzyme has product MSAPAENKLPQPVTIKDLNTDNPRWCVACGDFGILMGIKRFIVDAALRPEKTVNISGIGCSGRAPNYINTYGIHGIHGRPITLAMGLALARPDLNLFVESGDGDALSIGGNHLIHGINKNFKCVFLLFDNELYALTKSQTSPTTRKGHKTNTQPFGTYLEPLNPVRLALGIGASFVASTTDWMPDHLASTLKAAFAHPGFAFVHISQRCPHYDEANFDHKTSSWFSFLTHENGIAADKRLSDKTEVIVHDPSQITKAFEYAESPRRHYGLFYQDAKKARYDAILQNQTKSAEQKPRDKILDRFLL; this is encoded by the coding sequence ATGAGCGCTCCTGCTGAAAATAAATTACCACAACCTGTAACCATTAAAGACTTAAACACCGATAATCCGCGTTGGTGCGTTGCCTGCGGCGATTTCGGTATTCTTATGGGAATAAAGCGATTTATCGTTGATGCCGCTCTTCGTCCGGAAAAAACAGTGAACATTTCCGGCATTGGCTGTTCCGGCCGCGCGCCGAACTACATCAACACCTACGGTATTCATGGTATTCATGGGCGCCCCATTACTCTTGCCATGGGGCTGGCTTTAGCGCGCCCTGATCTAAATCTTTTTGTGGAATCCGGCGACGGCGATGCCTTAAGTATCGGCGGAAATCATCTCATTCACGGCATCAATAAGAATTTCAAATGCGTTTTTCTTCTTTTTGATAATGAACTTTACGCCTTAACGAAAAGCCAGACTTCTCCTACAACTCGAAAAGGGCACAAAACCAATACACAACCTTTCGGAACGTATCTCGAGCCGCTTAATCCGGTTCGCCTTGCGCTAGGCATCGGCGCGTCTTTTGTGGCGAGCACCACCGACTGGATGCCGGATCATTTGGCCAGCACGTTAAAAGCGGCGTTCGCCCATCCGGGTTTTGCCTTTGTTCATATTTCTCAGCGCTGTCCGCATTATGACGAAGCGAATTTTGATCATAAAACCAGTTCTTGGTTTTCTTTCTTGACGCATGAAAATGGAATTGCCGCCGACAAACGCCTTTCGGATAAAACCGAAGTGATCGTTCACGACCCAAGCCAGATCACCAAAGCGTTCGAATATGCTGAAAGTCCTCGTCGGCATTACGGGCTTTTTTATCAAGACGCTAAAAAAGCTCGCTACGATGCAATTCTGCAAAATCAAACGAAGAGTGCAGAACAAAAACCTCGCGATAAAATTCTCGACCGATTTCTTTTATAA
- the ubiE gene encoding bifunctional demethylmenaquinone methyltransferase/2-methoxy-6-polyprenyl-1,4-benzoquinol methylase UbiE, which produces MDNLPYSKSESWKMFDKISGRYDLLNRLLSFGLDIGWRKKIVSFLPPKNDLTILDLATGTGDVLLYLFEQTKSIKIAYGIDLSEKMLLIGQEKIKTRKLEAQIILKNGDINQIPFEENYFDAATIAFGIRNVVNPKQVLSEMLRVLKPGGRAIILEFAIPENALVRPIFTFYLRKILPAVGALISGNLKAYKYLNQTVETFMYGEEFCQAMGACGFLNVRAHPLTFQTAMIYTGEKP; this is translated from the coding sequence ATGGACAATCTCCCTTACTCTAAGTCAGAATCCTGGAAAATGTTCGATAAGATCTCCGGCCGATATGATCTGCTCAATCGGCTTTTATCATTTGGGCTGGATATCGGCTGGCGCAAGAAAATCGTCTCCTTTCTGCCCCCAAAAAACGATTTAACCATTCTTGATCTTGCCACCGGAACCGGGGATGTTCTGCTTTATCTTTTTGAGCAGACAAAATCCATCAAAATAGCTTACGGCATTGATCTTTCGGAAAAAATGCTTCTGATTGGCCAAGAAAAGATAAAGACGCGCAAGTTAGAAGCACAGATCATCTTAAAAAACGGCGACATTAATCAAATCCCGTTTGAAGAAAATTATTTTGACGCGGCAACCATTGCGTTCGGAATTCGTAACGTGGTCAATCCAAAACAGGTTTTAAGTGAAATGTTGCGTGTTTTAAAGCCGGGCGGACGGGCGATCATATTAGAATTTGCTATTCCCGAAAACGCTTTAGTGCGCCCCATTTTTACCTTTTATTTGAGAAAAATTTTGCCCGCCGTCGGCGCGCTTATTTCCGGAAATCTTAAAGCCTATAAATATCTTAATCAAACGGTAGAAACGTTTATGTACGGCGAAGAATTTTGCCAAGCGATGGGTGCTTGCGGTTTTCTTAATGTCCGCGCTCACCCCCTGACGTTTCAAACGGCGATGATCTATACAGGTGAAAAACCCTAA